From the Lathyrus oleraceus cultivar Zhongwan6 chromosome 3, CAAS_Psat_ZW6_1.0, whole genome shotgun sequence genome, the window CGTTGATAGGAAAATGTACCATAAGGACATGTGAAAgtagtcttttcttggtcatcaggatggataggaatttgaaagaatcctgagTATCCGTCTAAATAGAAGAAGTGAGAATGTTTAGCCAGTCGTTCAAGCATTTAATCAGTGAAGGGTAATGGAAAGTGATCTTTACGAGTGACTTTATCTAGTtttctatagtctatgcacatTCTCCATTCGGTGTGAGTTCGTTTTGCAACAGATTCTCCCTTCTCATTACTAACAACTGTAACACCTCCCTTCTTTGTAACGACATGTGTCGGGCTGACCCAATTACTGTCGGATATCGGGTATATGATTCCTGCTTCTAATAGCTTTTGTACGTCTTTTTTGACTACATCACTCAAGATGGGATTTACTCTTCTCTGATgctctctagaggttttacagtccTCCTCTAGCATAATGAGATGCATACATATATAGGGGCTTATTCCTTTTAAGTAGGAGATGTTATAGCCTAGAGTTGTTAGATACTTTCTTAAGACATGGAGTAATTTTTCAGTTTCTATTTGTCCTAAGCCAGCATTGACTATAACCGGTCTTTCAAGCTTGGTATCTAGGAATTCATACCTTAGATCTTTGGGTAATGTTTTAAGTTCTATTGAAAGTTTCTCGGGGCATGGTATTAGATTTGGTGTTAGTGCTAGACATTCTCTCAGACTGTCATCTACATATGGCTCACTCTAATCATCGTCTTCAAATATAAGAGATGTTGGAATCTTCAGTACTTCTGTATACTTAAATGGTTCCTTCTTCATTTCTTTCACACATTTGTCGATGACGTCTAAGAAACAACATGATTCGTCTATAGTTGGCGCTTGTACGAATTTAACTAAGACAAATTCAACTTTTTCTTCTCTGACTTAGAATGTTAGCCTTCCTTTCTTCACATCTATGATGGCTCCGACTGTTGCTAAAAAGGGTCTTCCTAAGATAATAGGGATGTGGGAATCCTCTTTTATATCCATTATCATAAAGTCGGTAGGAATATAGAATTTTCCTATACGAACGGGAACGTTCTCTAGCATACCTACGAGAAATTTAATGGAACGGTCAGCTAGTTTTAGAGACATCTTTGTTGTTCTTAATTCTCCTAGATTGAGTTTTTCGCATGTGGATAAGGGCATTAAACTAACACTGGTTCCTAAATCACATAGAGATTTTTCTATGATAAACTTCCCGATTACACATGGTATAGAAAAGCTACAACGGTCTTTCAGTTTAGGAGGCATGTTGTTTTGAATGATAGCGCTACACTTTGCAGTAAGCATAACGTTTTCATTGTCCTCAAGTTTTTTCTTGTTGGATATAATCTCTTTACggaatttagcatatgagggcatttgcgTAATGGGTTATGTGAATGGTATGGTTATGTTAAGTTTCTTCAGAAGTTCTACGAATTTCTTG encodes:
- the LOC127131717 gene encoding uncharacterized protein LOC127131717, giving the protein MPSYAKFRKEIISNKKKLEDNENVMLTAKCSAIIQNNMPPKLKDRCSFSIPCVIGKFIIEKSLCDLGTSVSLMPLSTCEKLNLGELRTTKMSLKLADRSIKFLVGMLENVPVRIGKFYIPTDFMIMDIKEDSHIPIILGRPFLATVGAIIDVKKGRLTF